In Mus musculus strain C57BL/6J chromosome 14, GRCm38.p6 C57BL/6J, the following are encoded in one genomic region:
- the Spryd7 gene encoding SPRY domain-containing protein 7 isoform X2 — MSTGTDVVIVKNGRRICGTGGCLASAPLHQNKSYFEFKIQSTGIWGIGVATQKVNLNQIPLGRDMHSLVMRNDGALYHNNEEKNRLPANSLPQEGDVVLTTVQFWIASSVNFIILLHLVLKKYYSSSRSSE; from the exons GAACAGATGTTGTCATCGTGAAAAACGGAAGAAGAATCTGTGGCACTGGAGGTTGTTTAGCCAGTGCACCCTTACATCAGAACAAAAGCTACTTTGAGTTCAAAATCCAGTCTACTG GAATCTGGGGTATAGGTGTTGCAACTCAGAAAGTTAACTTGAACCAGATTCCTCTTGGCCGAGACATGCATAGCCTGGTGATGAGAAATGACGGAGCCTTGTACCACAACAACGAAGAGAAAAACAGGCTGCCAGCAAACAGCCTTCCTCAGGAGGGAGATGTAGTG tTGACGACAGTGCAATTCTGGATTGCCAGTTCAGTGAATTTTATCATACTCCTCCACCTGGTTTTGAAAAAATACTATTCGAGCAGCAGATCTTCTGAATGA
- the Spryd7 gene encoding SPRY domain-containing protein 7 isoform X1, with protein sequence MSTGTDVVIVKNGRRICGTGGCLASAPLHQNKSYFEFKIQSTGIWGIGVATQKVNLNQIPLGRDMHSLVMRNDGALYHNNEEKNRLPANSLPQEGDVVGITYDHVELNVYLNGKNMHCPASGIRGTVYPVVYVDDSAILDCQFSEFYHTPPPGFEKILFEQQIF encoded by the exons GAACAGATGTTGTCATCGTGAAAAACGGAAGAAGAATCTGTGGCACTGGAGGTTGTTTAGCCAGTGCACCCTTACATCAGAACAAAAGCTACTTTGAGTTCAAAATCCAGTCTACTG GAATCTGGGGTATAGGTGTTGCAACTCAGAAAGTTAACTTGAACCAGATTCCTCTTGGCCGAGACATGCATAGCCTGGTGATGAGAAATGACGGAGCCTTGTACCACAACAACGAAGAGAAAAACAGGCTGCCAGCAAACAGCCTTCCTCAGGAGGGAGATGTAGTG gGTATAACATATGACCATGTAGAATTAAATGTATATTTGAATGGGAAAAACATGCATTGTCCAGCATCAGGTATCCGAGGGACAGTGTATCCAGTTGTATATG tTGACGACAGTGCAATTCTGGATTGCCAGTTCAGTGAATTTTATCATACTCCTCCACCTGGTTTTGAAAAAATACTATTCGAGCAGCAGATCTTCTGA